The Acidobacteriaceae bacterium nucleotide sequence TATGGATCGCCAACGGCAGTGCAGGTTCTGGCACTGTCACAGTGGTAGTAGGGGCTGCAGTTCCTGTAGTCACGCCGTTGTCTGTTGCGGTGGGGAACAATACGGTCGGTACGATGCCTTAGCTAGAGGACGTGTCAGTGTTCTTCCATTACGGGATAGTTTGTCTCGGCGAGCGTTGTCCATAGTCTAGTCTCAGCCAGTACGTAGATATCTGCGTACTGGCTGAATGCTAAAAGCATATGGACCCGGGATCATCGGAAGTGGAGTGGCATTGTACCGATCTACTTCGGTGTAGGAGCTCACCGAGAGACCTAGGCAAATGCGGCCGTTGTGTGGTCTTGGCGCAAGTATGGATGCTTGTCTGGTTATGGCGATCAGTGCTTCCGCTTGTGTGAAGGTTCGTAAAATAGTGTCATGTCTACGGAGGCTGACGTTCTGGTCGAGGCGTTTGCGGGACTCAATCGGAACGCTCGTGCAATGCGGATGCTTACAACTTGTGGCCTATTGGTTCGTCCGGCTCATGATCTCTATACGTGGCCAATTATCTATCGGTGTCTTCGCTGGTGGATTGTATAGAGCACAAGTGAACGGCTTCAAATATGACGGTGCTTCACAAAGGAGAAGATACGTGTTATCACGCAGGGATGCTGTAAGGCTTGGGATTGGAGTTGCTCTAGGAGCACGTACAGGATTCGCTTGGCGGAACAGAGGCGGATTAGCCTCTTCGCTTGGTAACCTTACTGAAGACGAGCGCATGCGTTGGTGGGAAGAGGCTCGCTTTGGCTTGTTCCTGCACTGGGGACTCTATTCTGTGGCTGCAGGGGATTGGAACGGTAGGCCAGCCAAAGGCGCGGAGCACTTCATGCTCTATGAGCGTATTCCGAACAAGGAGTATGCCAAGCTTGCCGCAGGGTTGACTCTCTCGGAGTATGACCCTGAACAGTGGGTTATTGCGGCGAAGCAAGCGGGCATGAAATACCTCGTGATTACGGCGAAGCATCACGAAGGATTTGCAATGTTTGATTCACCGAGCAATGCTTACAACATTGTGACGTGCTCTCCCTATGGCAAAGACCCGATGAAGCCTTTGGCGAAAGCGTGCCACAAGCATGGGATGAAGATGTGCTTCTACTACTCACTTGGCAGGGATTGGCAGGACCCGGATGTCCCCACGAATTGGCCTGTAAAAGGCGGGCGTAGCAATACCTGGGACTATCCCAACGAAGATGGTAAGGTGTTCTCGAAATATTTCCGGCGCAAGGTGCTTCCGCAGGTATCGGAGCTTCTGACACAGTATGGCCCGGTTGGCGTGATGTGGTTCGATACGCCGGAGACGATTAGTCGCGATGAAAGCATTGAGCTGAAGGCATTGATTCGTAAGCTACAGCCGGCCTGCATCATTGATAGTCGAATCGGCAATGACCAGGGCGACTTTACCGTTGCGGAACAGCATCTCGACCGCGGTACCCCGTCAGGGCCATGGGAGGCCTGTATGACGATGAGCAAGAACTGGGGGTATAACAAGCACGATCAAAACTATAAGACTCCTGAAGTATTAGTGCGGGACTTGATCGAGGTTGTGTCTGCGGGAGGGAACCTGTTGTTAGACACGGGGCCAACGGCACAAGGCACTCTGACTCCGAAGGCTCTTGAGGATATGAAGAGAATTGGTGCATGGATGGCGGAGAATGGTGAAGCTATTTACGGTACTCACCCGTGGATTGTGCGCACGGAAGAGATAGTAAGCATGAAGCCTGCAACGTCTGGAGCTGCGATCACAACCTCGTCGGAGGCGGCTGCAAAGGATGCTGTCAACGATGCAACGCCCACGCAGCTTCTATCTGATCTCCGATTTGTGGCGAAGGGCGAGGATGTATTCGTCTTCGCGCGAAGCTGGCATCAGCCTACCGTGACCGTAAAAACCTTTGCTGCCCATGGGATTGGTGTAAAGAGCGTTGAGCTGCTTGGTTACAAGAAGCCTGTTCTCTGGATGCAAGAGAAGGATCAGTTGAAGGTTGAGTTACCGAAGGACGCGGCAGCTTCGATTCCGGTGCTAACGTTACGTGTGACGCTTCGAAGCTAGCTGGCGTCGAAGCGCAACTAATGCGCGACTCCCTATGTACGGTGAGCTCGAAGACTTCTGCCTGAGAATCGTTGTGCGTGTTCGCTGATGGCGCCTTTAGTCTGGTTCCCTTCGGAGAGAGGATTTGGACTTTGCCGTCTCGCGACGGGCGGATGGTTGCTGTAGTCGTGCCATCGCACCAGACGATATCCACAGTAAATCCTCCGCGAGCATGCAGTCCGCGCACCTCTCCTTGCTTTCATGAGGTGGGTAAGGCGAAGTTCGTTTCCGTGGCTTTGCAGGAGCCTCTCGGTGATCGCGGCTGTCGTTTCGAAGTTTGCATCGATCTGGAAGATGCCCTTATCACCGGGCCCCTGTGCGCTCAGCAGCTTGCTTTGGCTGTCGTGCTTTAAGGAAGCCGAAGATGGATTGAAGGGCGGCGTCTCCGTCGTGGAGTCGAGCTTAAAAGCACGTCACCCATGAGCGGCTCCAACCGGTATAAGCATCGGTGTATCTGGCTGAGTGGCGAAATCACTGTATCCCGCTGTCGGCGTGATAATCACCGTGACGGCGCTCGCTGCATCGATTCGGAGACTGGCGTTCTCTATAGAGCCTTGAGCTGTTTCTGTTCCTCCGTCGAGCGAGACCCGGATACGCACCGCGAAGTACATTCCTTTGAAGGGACGTAGCTGCGGAGATCGAGGTTGATATAAAGCTTCGACGGTTGAATATTCAGAATTATCCTAATTTTTTTTTAGCTGCTACACAGCCGGCTAGATAACGCAGCCGTTAGAAGGAAAGTCAGCCGTAGGAAATCGGCGCGAGATCGTTAGTTTGCCTGAATGGAGATACTTCGGACGAGTACTTTGATTGGCTCGGTAATGGCAAGGATCATTGTGGCGTGTGGCTTCTCGTCATCGGTCAGTGAACGGAGCGAAGTATCTTGCCATGCTGGCGTGCCTTTGCGATTAATCTCCATAAGATTCAGCGCAGAGAGGCCGATCTTCGCAGCGTCTGTAAGTGCAGCTGATGCAGATGCTAAATCGCTTGTGAGTGCGGATTGAGAAAGCGTAGGTTCAAGCATCGCGCCGTTTTGCTTCCATACCGTCAGGAGCTCTCTCGCTCGCTTCAGATCTTCTGGGGATGCATTCCTCTTTGAGATTTGATTGCAAAGCGAGGTGAACTCCCGAGCGAGCATGCTTTCAGGAGGGATTGCGTCAACCATGTGATTTAGCGGTATGAAGGAATTATAGCTACCAAGGTAGGCTCGTCCATGCTGCTTCGGCGGTTCTTCAACATCGGCCAGCGTCTTCAGAAGGGGCATGTTCTTTCCGTTGGATAGCCGTTGAAGCATTCGCATATAGGTCTTATGCGGGCTAAGGCCGTAGGCTTCGAGTATGGGCGACTCCTGATCCATGCGGCGGTACAAATCATTGACGTCCTGTGTTGCTTCGCGAGGAGACCATAGGCGTTCGGCAACAGCTTCTACTCTTGGCCAGATGCGGCTCTCGACGTTCTCTTCGGAAACATATTCGGTCCACATCGCTGCTTCGCCGCCAAGGATGTTGGACTGCTGCTCCTGCGTGAGTTGAAGTGCTTCCTTTGGTAGCGGATCGATAGCATAGTGATCCGCTGCTGGCAGATTGAGATCGAGATAATAACCCTTCGAGAGGATGACCTTGTGGCCACTGCGTGCGGCTTCAAGGAGCTGCTTCGGCCCATGCCACGATTGAATGACCACGTCCTTCGCTGTTTCAGGTTGAAGGATCTCTTCCCACCCGAGCGGAATCTTGCCGTGCTTCGCAACGATTTTCTGCACTCTCAAAGAGAAGTAGGCTTGCATGCCTTTGTCATTTACTATGCCGTGCTGCTGCATATAGCGCATGATGCGTGGGTTTGTCTTCCACTCCTTCCCATTGCACTCGTCGCCACCGATGTGAAGATAGGCATCAGGGAAGATCTCGGTAATCTGGGTGATGATCTTGTCGATGAAGCGATAGGTCTCTTCACGCGTAGGATCGAGCGCGGGGTTGAAGACGCCCCACGTTCTTTCGATGGAGTATGGCCCTGACCCGCTGCCAAACTCGGGATAAGCTGCCAGCATCGCGCTGACGTGTCCTGGCATGTCGATCTCGGGCACGACTCGTATGCCACGATCATGCGCGTAGGCAATGACCTCGAGCATCTGCTCCCGCGTGTAGAAAAGTCCATCGGAACCATCTGCTGTGAGCTTGGGGAGCGAGTGGAGTTCGGCACGGAAGCCTTGGTCGTCGGAGAGATGCCAATGGAAGACATTGAGCTTCACGGCCTCCATACCATCGAGTGTGCGCTCTATTAGAGAGACTGGCATGAAGTGACGACTGCAATCGAGCATGAGGCCGCGCCAAGGGAATCTTGGCTGGTCGTCTATCGTGATCACAGGGATATAAAAGCCTGCGGGGCCAGACGTGACGAGTTGGGTCAGTGTCTGCAGCCCATGCATTGCACCGAGCGGAGTTTTTGCGATAAGCTTTGCGCCCTGCTCCGTAACGACTAGCTGGTAAGACTCGTCTTCACGTGCTTGCTGAATCTGCTCGCTCGCTGCATTCACCTGTATGAGGAGAGTTGGGTGTGTATTGGCAGGATTCCATACAGTGATCCCGGTTCGGTGGGAGAGTGCGTTGCGAAAGCGTTAAAGGGCTCTCTGAAGCCGCGGTTCGGTGTAGCCGCCGAACTGAACAGAGAAGCTTGCATCGAGGCTGAGCGCATGCGTTCCTTCGACGACTTGCGCAGGCAACGGTAAGAGCGAGATGCGATTTTGTGCGTGACAACTCGCGGCGCATGCAACAAAGAAAAGAGACGTAGTGGCTCGTTTAATCAGTCTTACAGCGGAGCGGCTTTTCACAAATCGTCCTCGATCTTATATTGTGCGAAATCGTCTAGATCGTTGCCAGAGATCAACTCAAGCGAAAGAGGCTTGCGCTGGTTGGCTGCGCGATGAGCTGATGCGTGCGTTCTTGCGCTTCCCATTCGGGAGCACGTCGCGCTTCGTTGAGCGGCTGCATGCCGATCGATACCTCGCCCGTGGAATGCAGCGAAGGAGCGTTCAGGGTGAGTCGTTCAATGCTGCGCATCGCGTGTTCAAGTTCGAGCGTCGCAGGCTCGTTTCCCTTGTTGATGACAAGGATGCGGTTGGGGTTGCGGAACGCGTAGACCGTAGTATTACTGTCGATCGTCTGCGTTTGGAGCGAGACGATCTCGCTACCTAGAAGCTCTTTAAAGAGCAGCAGCCCGCCATAAAGAGGGCGCGGTTCGAATGACTTGCCAGAGCCGCCTGCGATAGGCGTGTAGATGCTGGTTGCGCCTCCATGGAAGTACACGCCGCGCTCACCTGATTGAGCCAGCTCGAGCAGATACTCAAGGCTCCAGAAGGCAGAGCCGAAGACGTCGCTCACTCCGGCTTTGCCCCCGCTATAGCAGGAGTTTGTTTCTGCCATGCAGTATGGAATGCGCGATTGTTCTGCAATGCGTTTAATGCGCTGAACGCGCGAAGCGAACTCGTGATCAGGGGTGAGCAGGCGCCGCAGCGTCATGGATGGATCCGTGGGCGGGCCTTCTGCATAGTGGTGGCCGGTAAGAAGCTCCACGCCTTCTGGAGCTTGCGACGCGAAGGCCTCTACCCAGTCGAGATCTTCGGCAATGTCCGGTCCTGCAAAACGAGCCTTTGGAAGAGCTGTTAGTACAACTCGATGCAGTACCGACCACTCACGGAAGTAGTCCTGAAAGCCATATCCTTCAGGCCGCAGACCATTCATCACATAATGATCCGGTTCGTTTCCGATCTGGAAAGCTATCAGGCGATCGCCAAGCGTGGCACTGACAAAGCTCGCCTCTGTCGCTGTTCGCTCAGGTGTGCCGTTCACGAGATTGAGTCCGTAGAGACAGCGCCAGCCTGTGGCATCTAGAAACGCTTTCAGATTGCGAATAGCAAGCGGCGTAATGGTCGAGGGTGAAATCTTACGCTTGCTATTGGTGTCCGCTCCTACTGCCTGGTGAAGAAGCGAGGGAGCACCGATGACACTGGGGTCGTTGCTCCAGCGCGTGTATTCGCTCAAGTTGCCACCGAGGCGTAGGACTCCATGCGGAGAGAGCTGACGGAAGAGCTGAATCAGTTCAGTATTTTCTTTGCAAAAAAAATAAGGGGCTCCGAGTTGAGCCGATTCATAGCTAAGCCCCAGCAGGTCTTCCGGAATCTTAGCGAGGACATTCTGCCAATCTGGCTGCACCGTAAACTTTGATTTACTGGCGGTATCGTTGACAGCAGCTGCATGAGTTGCAAGTGTGGGGAGCAGGGAGAAAGCGGCGAGTTGTGATGAAAATTGTCTGCGAGTAATTAATGGCATTCGGAAATTTGGCGCTAGCTGGTTGGGGAGAAATGAGCTTGTCGAGCTACGGAAGGTTCAGATCCGCCGTGCCAATCTTGGAAGAGTTCATATCTCGTACAACGAAACGAAGCCTCGCAGAATTAGGCGATGCTTTGAACTGTAGATCGTAAATAACCTCTGCGGCGCTGGCTGGCATTGGAGGCGTCGCGGTGGTCTTATGGACTTCGAGATAATCTCTGCCTGTGACTTTTCCTTGAGGGGAAAAGCTAACGACAAATAATGCAGTGTCCGCTTCAAACGCATCGCCGTCACGAGGTTTCCACTCAAGATCTGAGGCTTTTACGCGTAGGTGATAGTTGCTCCTGTCGGCCGTCGTCGGCTTTTCTATAGCGATAGCGGTATACGCCAGTCGATTGGATGCAGCATCAATGAGGTCACTTAGGCTGATCTTCTCTTCAGTCGATGCGATCTGCTGCCGCGTTGGATTTAGCTTCACAGGAGCCACAGCTTCGGGCGGATAGTATCCCTGCCTTGTTTGCACGCTCAATCCAGGGCGATGAACTTGTACGCGAATGTGACGATACTGGGCTGCCGTGGTGCTATCTGTGTTGGGTACATAGCTGAGCGTGTAGTAGTGCGTGCCCTCGTCCAGCGACTTGGTAATCTGCCCATCTATATTGTTTCGATTGAAAAGGAAAGCACCTCCCGTCAATGGAGCAAGACTGGCAAAGGTAAATTCACTTTGGTCTGGCGCTGCGTC carries:
- a CDS encoding alpha-L-fucosidase; translated protein: MNGFKYDGASQRRRYVLSRRDAVRLGIGVALGARTGFAWRNRGGLASSLGNLTEDERMRWWEEARFGLFLHWGLYSVAAGDWNGRPAKGAEHFMLYERIPNKEYAKLAAGLTLSEYDPEQWVIAAKQAGMKYLVITAKHHEGFAMFDSPSNAYNIVTCSPYGKDPMKPLAKACHKHGMKMCFYYSLGRDWQDPDVPTNWPVKGGRSNTWDYPNEDGKVFSKYFRRKVLPQVSELLTQYGPVGVMWFDTPETISRDESIELKALIRKLQPACIIDSRIGNDQGDFTVAEQHLDRGTPSGPWEACMTMSKNWGYNKHDQNYKTPEVLVRDLIEVVSAGGNLLLDTGPTAQGTLTPKALEDMKRIGAWMAENGEAIYGTHPWIVRTEEIVSMKPATSGAAITTSSEAAAKDAVNDATPTQLLSDLRFVAKGEDVFVFARSWHQPTVTVKTFAAHGIGVKSVELLGYKKPVLWMQEKDQLKVELPKDAAASIPVLTLRVTLRS
- a CDS encoding family 20 glycosylhydrolase, with product MHGLQTLTQLVTSGPAGFYIPVITIDDQPRFPWRGLMLDCSRHFMPVSLIERTLDGMEAVKLNVFHWHLSDDQGFRAELHSLPKLTADGSDGLFYTREQMLEVIAYAHDRGIRVVPEIDMPGHVSAMLAAYPEFGSGSGPYSIERTWGVFNPALDPTREETYRFIDKIITQITEIFPDAYLHIGGDECNGKEWKTNPRIMRYMQQHGIVNDKGMQAYFSLRVQKIVAKHGKIPLGWEEILQPETAKDVVIQSWHGPKQLLEAARSGHKVILSKGYYLDLNLPAADHYAIDPLPKEALQLTQEQQSNILGGEAAMWTEYVSEENVESRIWPRVEAVAERLWSPREATQDVNDLYRRMDQESPILEAYGLSPHKTYMRMLQRLSNGKNMPLLKTLADVEEPPKQHGRAYLGSYNSFIPLNHMVDAIPPESMLAREFTSLCNQISKRNASPEDLKRARELLTVWKQNGAMLEPTLSQSALTSDLASASAALTDAAKIGLSALNLMEINRKGTPAWQDTSLRSLTDDEKPHATMILAITEPIKVLVRSISIQAN